A stretch of Deinococcus roseus DNA encodes these proteins:
- a CDS encoding alpha-2-macroglobulin family protein translates to MRVVSPWIFLGLWMGFSVAAAQTAITKTSLNLRESPSAGAPIRQVLEAGRTVYIWNELFNPNYDPDWSQVLVGNQVGWVKSEYLSYEKAVRAGSFEDAYFGQATRVKEAFKLKFFPDPEVALDTEWLVRIQKVQDEYFIRRQDSDVLPFQSDPLSFRQKPLLETSQNENALVFSFPALNAGGYVVSLARAAAPNAIVAAIPLMVSNLSVVTKNTPEKVHFWALDIKTGRPADHAKVQMYTLKAGQVVPLGEGETSAQGTLSLPAPRDQKINYLVTDGTSQAFTPPANQTPAGEAYRTLVMTDRPLYQQSDTVQVTGVVRQRQSVGYKPYSGAAQFRLVDPQGNTIFSKALRLDAAGTFREDLPMNFSSTGTYHAEVAISSSTPYREKPIEEVSFVPFLVQPYVRPSFDLALTLPEEVLAGESTLKMQSALYSGGKTNARVDVFAVQGYPSDLYWGYGSGHGGPTTEDYQDLPEYELYGGVYDPTDTESRVAQTSLQNGEGSIKLQLNPRDDKPTPYILTVRALDEFGRKVVAQKNIMVYPSNLVLSADTPENLKARTATNLTLSARKVGSSQAITGQALEVKVVRSTWEWDDVKKDWKEVILQSYGAQTRTDASGKATVPYTPSGSGSIKMEVTAHDEKGKTATLTQFVGWIPEENTVSNGQDALQLMVPETRFKVGETVPVVLSNSLPAGTLVWLTAEGTAVHQQQFVKINGPATKASIKITPEMQPGFWVNAVYHTATKPVIQPYGAFVHVPVQNRDLQVKVTPEKATLKPGEASRLRIETTQNGKPVSAWVTVGAVNEALYALVEDATPDPWRYFWGIPYGTDVLTTSALPSGFSADSGDGGGDVPGFFWRSHFRDTAFFQAVTTDKKGVALVNFTVPDELTQYRILARGIAPDTSAGEGKGFLQTSLGFYVRLSAPTYLTHGDETTIYTTVHNQSKENLQVAVSFKLPSGTLKKTVSVAAHSMTAVPWIVKAPDTATLQLETTASSGTLSDGVSLMVPIREAGTEFELLRTGEANGNALEKVNVPPSAENAQIGVFVSASPLLGALRNLDVLVQEDEKNPLEAALAAHYTSLAKEALGLDTMRSAALLRVNVQHLMAQQKLDSGGFAWAGGKASPAYTLQALTALGQTLPEGLEFAPENFRYALNYLQSTKTDSGSYEHQKMLFFLQQPNNFKTQIPRTPQQAAEMADVFQDAALLNQALKDQVKDSQGLSIASDLEATSHALLAAVKLHREEARELARWLSFKLQSSTPRTQSQSALASYAIGLHLRDVGVGQPSGSITVSVNGRTQSLVRLPVLGSSLYFEGKPGQNTVQISSEQLYFYTITTAYRTSTPTSETSLFSLERSYSTTSLKGNATTEVRLKLTLQKAVKHLKLLDPIPAGFETLDLTAYQDVQPSGTSTLWASKEHLEGATAIYLENLKAGEYVISYKLRSLAPGTYTSPAPSLLDLDSGLKASGKSTVLTVKP, encoded by the coding sequence ATGCGCGTTGTTTCCCCCTGGATTTTCCTTGGTTTGTGGATGGGTTTTTCTGTTGCAGCAGCGCAGACAGCCATCACCAAGACCAGTTTGAATTTGCGAGAATCTCCCTCGGCAGGTGCGCCCATCCGGCAGGTGCTGGAAGCGGGTCGCACCGTCTACATCTGGAATGAACTGTTCAACCCCAATTACGATCCCGACTGGTCCCAGGTGCTGGTGGGCAACCAGGTGGGCTGGGTGAAAAGCGAGTACCTGAGCTATGAAAAAGCCGTGCGGGCAGGCAGTTTTGAAGACGCCTATTTTGGTCAGGCCACACGGGTCAAAGAGGCTTTCAAACTGAAATTCTTCCCCGATCCCGAGGTGGCCCTGGACACCGAATGGCTGGTGCGGATCCAGAAAGTGCAGGACGAGTATTTCATTCGCCGCCAGGATTCGGACGTGTTGCCCTTTCAGTCCGATCCCCTGTCTTTCCGGCAAAAACCCCTGCTGGAAACCAGCCAGAACGAGAACGCCCTGGTGTTTTCCTTCCCGGCCCTGAATGCGGGAGGGTACGTGGTGTCCCTGGCACGTGCGGCGGCCCCCAATGCCATCGTGGCGGCCATTCCCCTGATGGTCTCCAACCTCTCGGTGGTCACCAAGAACACCCCCGAAAAAGTGCATTTCTGGGCGCTGGACATCAAAACCGGGCGTCCGGCGGACCATGCAAAAGTGCAGATGTACACCCTCAAAGCAGGCCAGGTGGTGCCCCTGGGGGAAGGCGAGACCTCTGCGCAGGGCACCCTCAGTTTGCCTGCCCCCAGAGACCAGAAAATCAATTACCTGGTGACGGACGGCACCTCCCAGGCCTTCACCCCACCTGCCAACCAGACCCCTGCAGGCGAGGCTTACCGCACCCTGGTGATGACAGACCGCCCCCTGTACCAGCAGTCGGACACCGTGCAGGTGACCGGGGTGGTCCGGCAGCGTCAAAGTGTGGGGTACAAACCTTACAGCGGGGCAGCGCAATTCCGGCTGGTGGATCCGCAGGGCAACACCATCTTCAGCAAGGCCCTCAGGCTGGACGCAGCAGGAACTTTCCGGGAAGACCTTCCCATGAACTTCTCCAGCACAGGCACCTACCATGCAGAGGTGGCGATCAGCTCCAGCACCCCTTACCGGGAAAAACCCATCGAGGAGGTCAGCTTTGTGCCTTTCCTGGTGCAGCCTTATGTGCGGCCCAGTTTTGACCTCGCCCTGACCCTTCCGGAAGAGGTGCTGGCCGGAGAAAGCACCCTGAAAATGCAGAGCGCCCTGTACTCTGGCGGAAAAACCAATGCCAGAGTGGACGTTTTTGCCGTGCAGGGCTATCCCAGCGATCTGTACTGGGGTTACGGCAGTGGCCATGGAGGTCCCACCACCGAGGATTACCAGGATCTGCCCGAATACGAGCTTTATGGGGGGGTTTACGATCCCACCGACACCGAATCCCGTGTGGCCCAGACCAGTCTGCAAAACGGTGAGGGGTCCATCAAGTTGCAATTGAACCCCAGGGACGACAAGCCCACACCGTACATCCTGACGGTGCGTGCCCTGGATGAATTTGGCCGCAAAGTGGTGGCCCAGAAAAACATCATGGTGTACCCCAGCAACCTGGTGCTCAGTGCAGACACCCCGGAAAACCTGAAGGCCAGAACCGCCACCAACCTGACCCTCTCGGCACGCAAGGTGGGCAGCAGTCAGGCCATCACCGGGCAGGCCCTGGAGGTCAAGGTGGTTCGCAGCACCTGGGAATGGGACGATGTCAAAAAGGACTGGAAGGAAGTCATCCTGCAAAGTTACGGTGCACAGACCCGCACCGATGCCAGCGGCAAGGCCACCGTGCCTTACACCCCATCTGGCAGCGGCAGCATCAAAATGGAGGTGACGGCCCATGATGAGAAAGGCAAAACCGCCACCCTCACCCAGTTTGTGGGCTGGATTCCCGAAGAAAACACCGTGTCCAATGGTCAGGATGCCCTGCAGCTCATGGTTCCTGAAACCCGCTTCAAGGTGGGAGAAACGGTGCCCGTGGTGCTCAGCAATTCCCTGCCAGCAGGCACCCTGGTGTGGCTGACTGCAGAGGGAACGGCAGTGCACCAGCAGCAATTTGTGAAAATCAATGGTCCGGCCACCAAAGCCAGCATCAAAATCACCCCAGAAATGCAGCCCGGGTTCTGGGTCAACGCGGTGTACCACACGGCCACCAAACCCGTGATTCAGCCCTATGGGGCTTTTGTGCATGTTCCGGTGCAAAACCGGGATTTGCAGGTCAAAGTCACCCCCGAAAAAGCCACCCTCAAACCCGGAGAAGCTTCACGGTTGCGCATTGAAACCACCCAGAACGGCAAACCCGTGTCTGCCTGGGTCACGGTGGGTGCCGTCAATGAAGCCCTCTACGCCCTGGTGGAAGACGCCACTCCTGACCCCTGGCGCTACTTCTGGGGCATCCCTTATGGCACAGATGTGCTGACCACCTCCGCACTGCCTTCTGGATTTTCTGCAGACAGCGGAGATGGTGGAGGAGATGTGCCCGGTTTCTTCTGGCGCTCCCACTTCCGGGACACGGCTTTCTTTCAGGCGGTCACCACCGACAAGAAGGGGGTGGCCCTGGTGAATTTTACTGTGCCAGACGAGCTGACCCAGTACCGCATTCTGGCCCGTGGCATCGCCCCCGACACCTCTGCTGGCGAGGGGAAAGGCTTCCTGCAAACCAGTCTGGGCTTTTATGTGCGGCTTTCGGCCCCCACGTACCTCACGCACGGAGATGAAACCACCATTTACACCACCGTGCACAACCAGAGCAAAGAAAACCTGCAGGTGGCGGTCAGCTTCAAGTTGCCGTCTGGAACCCTCAAGAAGACGGTCAGTGTGGCCGCCCATTCCATGACGGCTGTTCCCTGGATTGTCAAAGCCCCAGACACCGCCACCCTGCAACTGGAAACCACCGCCAGCAGTGGCACCCTCTCCGATGGGGTTTCCCTGATGGTTCCGATCCGGGAGGCAGGCACAGAGTTTGAATTGCTGCGCACCGGTGAAGCCAACGGCAATGCCCTGGAAAAAGTGAATGTGCCCCCCAGTGCCGAAAATGCCCAGATCGGGGTTTTTGTGTCTGCAAGTCCCCTGCTGGGTGCCCTGCGCAACCTGGATGTGCTGGTGCAGGAAGATGAAAAGAATCCACTGGAAGCTGCCCTGGCTGCCCATTACACCTCGCTGGCCAAAGAAGCCCTGGGGCTGGACACCATGCGGTCTGCAGCCCTGCTGCGGGTGAATGTGCAGCACCTGATGGCCCAGCAGAAACTGGATTCGGGAGGGTTCGCCTGGGCAGGGGGCAAGGCCAGCCCTGCTTACACCCTGCAGGCGCTGACCGCTCTGGGTCAGACCCTTCCTGAGGGACTGGAATTTGCACCCGAAAACTTCAGGTATGCGCTCAATTACCTGCAAAGCACCAAAACCGATTCGGGCAGTTATGAACACCAGAAGATGCTGTTTTTCCTGCAGCAACCCAACAATTTCAAAACCCAGATTCCCAGAACACCGCAGCAGGCTGCAGAAATGGCAGATGTCTTTCAGGATGCTGCGCTGCTGAACCAGGCCCTGAAAGACCAGGTCAAGGACAGCCAGGGCCTCAGCATTGCCTCGGACCTGGAGGCCACCAGCCACGCCCTGCTGGCCGCTGTGAAACTGCACCGGGAAGAAGCCCGTGAGCTGGCCCGCTGGCTTTCCTTCAAGTTGCAGAGCAGCACCCCCAGAACGCAGTCCCAGAGCGCACTGGCCTCTTACGCCATCGGGCTGCACCTCAGGGATGTGGGGGTGGGCCAGCCTTCTGGATCCATCACCGTGAGTGTGAACGGACGCACCCAGTCGCTGGTCCGCCTTCCTGTGCTGGGCAGCAGCCTGTACTTTGAAGGCAAACCCGGCCAGAACACCGTGCAGATCAGCAGCGAACAGCTCTACTTCTACACCATCACCACCGCTTACCGCACCAGCACACCCACCAGCGAAACCAGCCTGTTCAGTCTGGAACGCAGCTACAGCACCACCTCTTTAAAAGGCAATGCCACCACCGAGGTGCGCCTGAAGCTGACGCTGCAGAAAGCCGTCAAACACCTGAAATTGCTGGATCCCATTCCGGCTGGATTTGAAACCCTGGACCTGACCGCTTACCAGGATGTGCAGCCCTCAGGCACCTCCACGCTGTGGGCCAGCAAAGAGCACCTGGAAGGCGCAACAGCCATCTATCTGGAAAACCTGAAAGCAGGAGAATACGTGATCAGCTACAAGTTGCGCTCCCTGGCCCCCGGAACCTACACCAGCCCGGCCCCCAGCCTGCTGGACCTGGATTCTGGCCTGAAAGCCAGCGGAAAATCCACGGTGTTGACAGTCAAGCCCTGA
- a CDS encoding diguanylate cyclase domain-containing protein, with translation MTAHPEPRNIAILIDHLHPYQAAVISGIRDVLDRHGFSSTVYIGRDLLAPDAARTANCIFSMVDARKHAGLIALSVSLGIFCTEDELLAFLQGFGDIPRVSLGRKLPGMVSVVVNNQAGMQDLMAHLIRMQGHQRFAFIRGLAGNLDSMEREQIFREALQDAHLEVREDFFLNGEYSSQESREQVTRLLQRTHDLDVVVCANDEMAEGAIQAINQQGLRVPEDIAVVGFDDSDHFRHVTPALTTVKQPMKEQGQLAAQTLLDMLAIHPVPAVLEVPTALVVRESCGGHGGQQRKKADLQLTGKWQDHLQQVLTLLREAAKTREIRPFLAFWKETLFTQHYQAHDFTFWEEILFQCLQQVEEGLSDDQLRFFNHLKTLAHGTLFSAMQMEYSEKRILDLSNSMWNPRLFSSETNEQLLQEIQHYLQRSQIHRYLLVFSDGMGLQGTSRVVLHRELVSEVEESTFATRDLIPASLLPELHAGHHLITPLFVGEDYFGLLLYVPTSTTYFDEEGLCSALSRAIQQLRQHLALKAHAETLEREVQARTMRLKAEIAERTRAEKALQAANLELQRSAFLDGLTRIYNRAAFNDHLDREWADHLRSGKPLSLILCDVDFFKKYNDHYGHLQGDECLREVARALSQSVRRGDTVARYGGEEFAVILPDTDEACALLVAQRMQLELLGLQIPHDHSEVSPVVTMSMGVSTLTPSDCVPQDTLIARADQNLYRAKHQGRNRVVCQGPV, from the coding sequence GTGACTGCCCATCCAGAACCAAGAAACATCGCCATTTTGATTGACCACCTGCATCCCTATCAGGCTGCTGTGATCTCAGGCATTAGGGATGTCCTGGACCGTCACGGCTTCAGCAGCACCGTATACATCGGGCGGGATTTGCTGGCCCCAGATGCTGCGCGCACAGCCAACTGCATTTTTTCAATGGTGGATGCCCGCAAGCATGCTGGACTGATTGCCCTCTCGGTCAGCCTGGGCATCTTCTGCACCGAGGACGAGTTGCTGGCTTTCCTGCAAGGTTTTGGAGACATCCCCAGGGTCAGTCTGGGCAGGAAACTCCCAGGCATGGTCAGTGTGGTGGTGAACAACCAGGCAGGCATGCAGGACCTGATGGCGCACCTGATCAGGATGCAGGGCCACCAGAGGTTCGCTTTCATCCGGGGACTGGCTGGAAACCTGGATTCCATGGAGCGGGAACAGATTTTCCGTGAAGCTTTGCAGGATGCGCATCTGGAGGTGCGGGAGGATTTCTTCCTGAACGGAGAGTACTCCTCGCAGGAATCCCGTGAACAGGTGACCAGGTTGCTGCAACGCACCCATGATCTGGATGTGGTGGTGTGCGCCAATGACGAGATGGCCGAGGGCGCAATCCAGGCCATCAACCAGCAGGGCCTCAGGGTCCCGGAAGACATTGCCGTGGTGGGCTTCGATGACAGCGACCACTTCCGGCATGTCACCCCTGCCCTCACCACCGTGAAGCAACCCATGAAAGAACAGGGCCAGCTGGCTGCACAGACCCTGCTGGACATGCTGGCAATCCATCCTGTGCCTGCAGTGCTGGAGGTGCCCACAGCCCTGGTGGTGCGGGAATCCTGTGGTGGGCATGGAGGACAGCAGCGCAAGAAAGCAGACCTGCAATTGACAGGCAAATGGCAGGACCACCTTCAGCAGGTGCTGACCCTTTTGCGAGAAGCAGCAAAAACACGAGAAATCCGGCCTTTTCTGGCGTTCTGGAAGGAGACCCTGTTCACCCAGCATTATCAGGCCCATGATTTCACCTTCTGGGAGGAAATCCTCTTTCAGTGCCTGCAACAGGTGGAAGAAGGCCTTTCGGATGACCAGTTGCGCTTTTTCAACCATTTAAAGACGCTGGCCCACGGCACCCTCTTCAGTGCCATGCAGATGGAGTACTCCGAGAAGCGCATTCTGGACCTCTCCAACTCGATGTGGAACCCCCGGCTGTTCTCCTCTGAAACCAATGAACAGTTGCTGCAGGAAATCCAGCATTACCTGCAACGCTCACAGATCCACCGCTACCTGCTGGTTTTCTCGGATGGGATGGGTTTGCAGGGCACATCCCGGGTGGTGCTGCATCGAGAATTGGTGTCCGAGGTGGAAGAAAGCACATTCGCCACCCGGGACCTCATTCCAGCCAGCCTGCTGCCTGAACTCCATGCCGGGCACCACCTGATCACCCCCCTTTTTGTGGGTGAAGATTATTTTGGCCTCCTGCTGTATGTCCCGACCAGCACCACTTACTTTGATGAGGAGGGGCTGTGTTCTGCCCTCAGCCGGGCCATCCAGCAATTGCGGCAGCATCTGGCTTTGAAAGCCCATGCTGAAACCCTGGAGCGCGAGGTGCAGGCCCGCACCATGCGCCTGAAAGCCGAGATCGCCGAGCGCACCCGTGCCGAAAAAGCCTTGCAGGCCGCCAACCTGGAATTGCAACGTTCGGCTTTTCTGGACGGCCTGACCCGCATTTACAACCGTGCGGCTTTCAACGACCACCTGGACCGGGAGTGGGCAGACCACCTGCGTTCAGGCAAACCCCTGTCGCTGATTCTGTGCGATGTGGATTTTTTCAAGAAATACAACGACCATTATGGCCACCTGCAGGGCGACGAGTGCCTGCGGGAAGTGGCCCGTGCCCTCAGCCAGTCGGTGCGCCGGGGGGACACAGTGGCCCGTTATGGGGGTGAGGAGTTTGCTGTGATCCTTCCTGACACCGATGAGGCATGCGCCCTGCTGGTGGCCCAGCGCATGCAGCTGGAGTTGCTGGGCTTGCAGATTCCCCATGACCATTCAGAAGTCAGTCCGGTGGTGACCATGAGCATGGGGGTGTCCACCCTCACCCCCAGCGATTGTGTGCCCCAGGACACCCTGATTGCCCGGGCAGACCAGAACCTGTACCGGGCCAAACACCAGGGGCGCAATCGGGTGGTGTGTCAGGGTCCAGTCTGA
- a CDS encoding serine hydrolase domain-containing protein, with the protein MKKILLLVLPLAVGSALAAPDYAAVLDAHHNARFFMGNVVILKDGQPLFEKAVGQASVEFGIPANSQTVYEIGSITKSFTAVAILKLQEQGKLKVTDALSKYLPDFPNGDRITLHHLLTHTSGVTNFTAFPGFLEVQKQNFSQSQIVDLFKDKPLDFEPGDHFSYSNSGFTLLGQVIEKASGMPYQEYIRQNVLQPLKFKDLDFHSRLDLVPNRASGYVLNGASYQVPELHNVEIAGPAGGLYATASELARWLPDLFAGKILNAESIKAFSSPQVNTGAPLPGFEAYGYGVGMGKLFGHPVVSHGGNINGFNAMMAYFPEEKLSIAVLSNLDGISSQDVMVDLARAYFEVPYTLPQNRTFISVPENVLSTYTGTYRTDLPALQLKFRVVKGQLQLEIPEQGIFTLLPETENRFYLSALDVTLTFQKNGDALDVQIQTGGQTLTGKRQSP; encoded by the coding sequence ATGAAAAAAATCCTTTTGCTGGTCCTGCCCCTTGCTGTGGGTTCTGCTCTCGCTGCTCCTGATTATGCTGCTGTTCTGGATGCCCACCACAATGCCCGTTTTTTCATGGGGAATGTGGTCATCCTGAAAGACGGCCAGCCCCTTTTCGAGAAGGCTGTTGGGCAGGCCAGTGTGGAATTTGGCATCCCGGCCAACAGCCAGACCGTTTACGAGATCGGGTCCATCACCAAGAGCTTCACAGCTGTGGCGATCTTGAAGCTGCAGGAACAGGGCAAATTGAAAGTCACAGATGCTCTGAGCAAATACCTCCCAGATTTTCCCAATGGGGACAGAATCACCCTGCATCACCTGCTGACCCACACCTCCGGGGTGACCAATTTCACGGCTTTCCCAGGGTTTCTTGAGGTGCAGAAGCAGAACTTCAGCCAGAGCCAGATTGTAGACCTGTTCAAAGACAAACCTCTGGATTTTGAACCCGGAGACCATTTTTCTTACAGCAACTCGGGATTCACTTTGCTGGGTCAGGTGATCGAAAAAGCTTCTGGGATGCCCTATCAGGAATACATCCGCCAGAACGTTTTGCAGCCTCTGAAGTTCAAAGATCTGGATTTCCATTCCCGACTGGATCTGGTGCCCAACCGGGCCAGTGGTTACGTGCTGAATGGGGCCAGTTACCAGGTGCCAGAGCTGCACAATGTGGAAATTGCCGGTCCTGCTGGTGGGCTTTACGCCACGGCCTCTGAACTGGCCCGCTGGCTTCCAGACCTCTTTGCAGGCAAGATCCTGAATGCTGAAAGCATCAAGGCGTTCTCCTCTCCCCAGGTGAACACGGGTGCTCCCCTGCCCGGCTTTGAAGCTTACGGCTATGGCGTGGGGATGGGAAAACTGTTCGGGCATCCGGTGGTGTCCCACGGCGGGAACATCAACGGTTTCAATGCCATGATGGCCTACTTTCCAGAGGAGAAACTCAGCATTGCTGTGCTGTCAAATCTGGATGGGATTTCCAGCCAGGATGTGATGGTGGATCTGGCCAGAGCCTATTTCGAGGTGCCTTACACCCTTCCCCAGAACAGAACCTTCATCTCTGTCCCAGAAAATGTGCTGAGCACCTACACCGGCACTTACCGGACAGATCTGCCTGCCCTGCAGCTGAAATTCAGAGTGGTGAAAGGCCAGTTGCAGCTTGAAATTCCAGAACAGGGCATTTTCACCCTGTTGCCTGAAACCGAAAACAGGTTTTACCTGAGCGCCCTGGATGTCACCCTGACGTTCCAGAAAAACGGGGATGCACTGGACGTTCAAATTCAGACCGGGGGGCAAACCCTCACTGGAAAACGCCAGTCTCCCTGA
- a CDS encoding LacI family DNA-binding transcriptional regulator, which translates to MTIVTIKDVAKAAGVSQATVSKVLTGNSPEYRVSRDTVERVRKAADELGYVPNVSAQNLRSKRSGLIGVVLNEFDSSGRSMHLKLNSQLDSIQTIHLTFDGSLLSGLTEAARIHNTAFVVYPESTHPSEDIGSRFLDGRVEGLILRTNPTTQHPLLTRLDPRRIKMMALWTQDVPPGVGYADIDHKSGAAQATEHLLSLGHQKIAFFGPGEHSGNAHFSLRHQGYRAALQKAGLTPDPELHTEDPQKVIGLFRAGKLTAVVGATDLQTIMLHGDLVQAGIRVPEDLSLVGFDNILGAEFIAGGLTTVHHPTQEMAAAAMNGLMALIRGETVSKCRTIVPTHMVIRNTTRKLG; encoded by the coding sequence ATGACCATCGTAACCATCAAAGACGTTGCCAAAGCCGCCGGAGTCAGCCAGGCCACCGTGTCCAAGGTGCTGACCGGAAACAGCCCCGAATACCGGGTGTCCAGAGACACCGTGGAACGGGTCCGCAAAGCTGCCGACGAACTGGGCTATGTGCCCAACGTCAGCGCCCAGAACCTGCGCAGCAAACGCAGCGGTCTGATCGGGGTGGTCCTCAACGAATTTGATTCCTCGGGCCGTTCCATGCACCTGAAGCTGAATTCCCAGCTGGACAGCATCCAGACCATTCACCTGACTTTTGACGGGTCGCTGCTCTCGGGCCTCACCGAGGCAGCCCGGATCCACAACACCGCATTTGTGGTCTATCCAGAAAGCACCCATCCCTCTGAGGACATTGGAAGCCGCTTTCTGGATGGACGGGTGGAAGGTCTGATTTTGCGCACCAACCCCACCACCCAGCATCCCCTGCTCACCCGTCTGGACCCCCGTCGCATCAAGATGATGGCTTTGTGGACCCAGGATGTTCCTCCGGGCGTGGGTTACGCAGACATCGACCACAAAAGCGGAGCAGCCCAGGCCACCGAGCACCTGCTTTCTCTGGGACACCAGAAAATTGCCTTTTTTGGACCAGGGGAACACAGCGGGAACGCCCACTTCAGCCTCAGGCACCAGGGGTACAGGGCTGCACTGCAAAAAGCGGGCCTCACCCCGGACCCAGAACTGCACACCGAAGATCCCCAGAAAGTCATTGGCCTTTTCAGGGCAGGCAAACTGACGGCTGTGGTGGGGGCCACCGACCTGCAGACCATCATGCTGCACGGAGATCTGGTGCAGGCTGGCATCCGGGTTCCAGAGGACCTCTCGCTGGTGGGCTTTGACAACATTCTGGGGGCAGAGTTCATTGCTGGTGGGCTCACCACCGTGCATCACCCCACCCAGGAGATGGCCGCAGCCGCCATGAATGGCCTGATGGCATTGATCCGGGGGGAAACCGTCAGCAAATGCAGGACCATTGTGCCGACCCACATGGTGATCCGCAACACGACACGGAAACTGGGGTAG
- a CDS encoding sugar ABC transporter substrate-binding protein, with the protein MKRTVFSITALLCLSAAQAEKLTLWTGLDGKELEWLTQTAKDFSKTREGAGVTVDVVVVPYNEIDNKLKQSAPTGTGPDLLGLLPHDRVGALATAGVLEPVSQYLDAKTRSDLPPSAMDAMSYNGKLFGFPAFGEAVAIVYNKKLLPGGIPKTWSSFISTAQKLTNPQAQQFGFLTNISLPYTVYGFYSSMGAYVFGKKADGSLNPSDIGLGNAGAVKGAQLLADMRFKQNLIPAGAEASDVQKDLFTKGKLAMWLTGPWDIGDVKKAGIDYGVGVPPKPTGAKGKFSPFVGIQGVLMNAYGKNKARAAQLALYLTNAQNQSDMNTIGGRIPVSKSAVRKLKNDPVVAGFGAAIAAGTPMPNIPEMGAVWSPWGNAITLSVKTANADISGLLGKAVGQMAAK; encoded by the coding sequence ATGAAGAGAACCGTCTTCAGCATCACCGCCCTGCTTTGCCTTTCTGCCGCCCAGGCCGAGAAACTCACCCTCTGGACCGGACTGGATGGAAAAGAACTGGAATGGCTCACCCAGACTGCAAAAGACTTCAGCAAGACCAGAGAGGGAGCTGGAGTGACCGTGGATGTGGTTGTCGTTCCTTACAATGAGATCGATAACAAACTCAAGCAGAGCGCTCCCACAGGCACCGGACCGGACCTCCTCGGGCTGCTGCCCCATGACCGTGTGGGAGCACTTGCGACTGCGGGTGTGCTGGAACCCGTTTCCCAGTACCTGGATGCCAAAACCAGAAGCGACCTTCCCCCCAGTGCCATGGATGCCATGAGTTACAACGGCAAACTCTTCGGGTTCCCTGCCTTTGGTGAAGCTGTGGCCATCGTGTACAACAAGAAACTGCTTCCCGGAGGCATTCCCAAAACCTGGAGCAGCTTCATTTCCACAGCCCAGAAACTCACCAATCCCCAGGCCCAGCAATTTGGTTTTTTGACCAACATTTCTTTGCCCTACACCGTTTACGGTTTTTACTCCTCCATGGGGGCTTACGTGTTTGGCAAGAAAGCCGATGGCAGCCTGAACCCTTCAGACATCGGACTGGGCAATGCTGGAGCTGTAAAAGGGGCACAACTGCTGGCAGACATGCGTTTCAAACAGAACCTGATTCCTGCAGGTGCAGAGGCCAGCGATGTGCAAAAAGACCTGTTCACCAAAGGCAAACTGGCCATGTGGCTGACTGGCCCCTGGGACATCGGTGATGTGAAAAAAGCCGGGATCGATTACGGCGTGGGTGTGCCCCCCAAACCCACCGGAGCCAAAGGCAAATTCTCTCCCTTCGTGGGCATCCAGGGCGTCCTGATGAACGCCTACGGCAAGAACAAAGCCAGAGCTGCACAACTGGCCCTCTACCTGACCAACGCCCAGAACCAGTCTGACATGAACACCATCGGGGGCCGCATTCCTGTCTCCAAATCTGCCGTGCGCAAGCTGAAAAATGACCCTGTGGTGGCTGGTTTCGGTGCTGCCATTGCCGCAGGCACCCCCATGCCCAACATCCCCGAAATGGGCGCAGTGTGGAGCCCCTGGGGCAACGCCATCACCCTGAGCGTGAAAACCGCCAACGCGGACATTTCGGGGTTACTGGGGAAAGCTGTGGGGCAGATGGCCGCGAAGTAA